The region TCCCGAGCGGGGCCTGCGCCTCAACGGCGAGACCGTGAAGCTGCGCGGCGCCTGCGTCCACCACGACAACGGGATCCTCGGCGCGGCGACCTACGCCCGCGCCGAGGAACGCCGGGTCGAAATCCTCAAGAACGCCGGGTTCAACGCGATCCGCATCTCCCATCAGCCGATGAGCAAGGCGATGCTGGCCGCCTGCGACCGCATCGGCATGCTCGTCGTGGACGAGTCGTTCGACATGTGGACGTCCGGCAAGAGCGAGTTCGACTACAGCCTGAACTTCCCGGAATGGTGGGAGCGCGACATAGAGGCGATGGTCGCCAAGGACTTCAACCACCCCAGCGTGATCATGTACTCGATCGGCAACGAGATCCCCGAGACCGGCTCGCCCTTCGGCGCCGCATGGGGACGCAGACTCGCCGAGAAGGTCCGCTGCCTGGACCCCACGCGGTATGTCACCAACGCCGTCAACGGCATGCTGGCCGTGATGTCCGAACTGGGCGCTCTCCAGCAGCAGTCGTTGGAGCAGGCGGCGGAGGACGGCGCCGGCATCAACACCCTCATGGCCGACGCGGGCGACGCGATGAACGCGGTCAGCTCCTCGGAGCTGGTCACCGAGCGCACAGCCGAGTCCTTCGCCGTACTCGACGTGGCCGGCATGAACTACGCCGAGGCCCGCTACGCCCTGGACCGCGACCTGTTCCCGAACCGGATCATCCTGGGCACCGAGACCTTCTCCACCCGCATCGACGGCAACTGGCGGCTGGTGAAGCAGTACGGCCATGTCATCGGCGACTTCACCTGGACCGGCTGGGAGTACCTGGGCGAGGTCGGCATAGGCAGGCCTCAGTATGTCCCGGAGGGCGGGCCGCAGCCCGCCCACAACGCGCCGTATCCGTATCTGGTGGCCGGCTGCGGCGACATCGACATCACCGGCCACCGCCGGCCCGCCTCCTACTATCGCGAGATCGTCTTCGGGCTGCGCTCCGAGCCGTACATCGCGGTGCGGCGCCCCGAGCAGCATGGCAAGACATGGGCGGGGTCACCGTGGGCGTGGAGCGACAGCATCTCCAGCTGGACGTGGCCCGGCTTCGAGGCCGAGCCGGTCACGGTCGAGGTCTACAGCGACGCCGACGAGGTGGAACTCATCGGCAACGGCAACTCGTTCGGGCGCCGACCGGTCGGTGAGGAGCACCGGTTCCGCACCGAGTTCGAGGTCGTCTACGTGCCGGGAGAACTGGTCGCCGTCGCCTACCGGGACGGCGTCGAGACCGGCCGCACCAGCCTGCGGTGGGCCAACGGCCCGGTGCGGCTGACCGCTGAGGCGGACCGCGAGGTCATTCGGGCCACGGGCGGCGACCTGGCCTACGTCACCCTGGCCCTGACCGACGCGGACGGGACTGTGCACACCGCCGCCGACCGCCCGGTGAGCGTGGAGGTCTCCGGAGCGGGCGAACTGATCGGATTCGGCAGTTCTGACCCGTCGACGCAGGAGCGGCTCGACGCCACCGAACGCCGCACGTACGAAGGACGCGCACAGGTCGTTCTGCGGCCTACCGCGGCCGGGAAGATCCGCCTCACGGCGACCGCGCCGGGATGTGATCCGGTGGATGTCGTCGTCACGGCCGAATAGCCCGGGACCGTGGTACGCGGATCGCCGACGTCGATCCCTGACCGTACAGCGCAGCGCATAGAGCCGCACCACCAGGAACGGTGACCATGATCGACCGAGAAGCCCTCGTCCGCCGCCACGCCATCGAGCTCACCCGGCCCGACCCGGCCCACGTCCTGACGGTCGGCAACGGCGACTTCGCCTACACCGCCGACATCACCGGTATGCAGACCTTCGTCGCCTACCACGACCAGTCCGCGGCCTTCGCCGAGCAACGGCTCGCCGTCAACAACGCGACCATGTCGAACTGGGGATGGCACTCGATGCCCAACCCCGACGGGTTCGTCCTCGACGACGCGATGTCGACATATCAGACGGCACGCGGGCCGGTGCAGTACCCGGACAGGTTCGACACCGCCGCGATGCTCGGCGGCGAGCTGCCCGAGGAGCTCCGCGCCGGCGCCTGGCTCCACACGAACCCGCACCGGATCGACCTCGGCCGCATCGGCCTGCAACTGTTTCCGGCGCCCGGGGCGGAGCCGGAGACCTACCCCGAGGCGCTCGCGAACCCCCGTCAGCGACTCGACCTCTGGTCGGGCACCCTCACCAGCAGGTTCGAGTACGCCGGTCAGGAGGTGCGGGTTACCACGGTCGCCGACCCGCACCAGTCACGCGTCGCCTTCCGTATCGAGTCGGAGCTCCTGGCGAGCGGCCGCGCCGGTGTCGTGCTGAAGTTCCCCTACGCCAGCGACGGCTTCTTCCAGACCTCCGACTGGACCTCGCCCGACAAGCACGCGTCGACGCTGGAGCAGTTGGGGGAGCGGGCGGCTCGTATCCGGCGGATGCTCGACGATACGGCCTACGCGGTACGGCTGGACTGGACCGAAGGCGCGCTGTCCGCGACGGGCGAGCCGCACGTGTTCGTACTGACGCCGACCGGCTCGGCGACCGTGCTGGAACTCGTGGCCGGCTTCTCACCCGATGACGAGACCGGCAGCGCAACCTTCGCGGCCGTGTCCGACGCGGCAGCCGCGTGGTGGCGCGACTTCTGGACCTCGGGCGCGGCCGTCGACTTCGCGGGCAGCACCGATCCGCGGGCGGCGGAGCTGGAGCGCCGGGTCGTCCTGTCGCAGTACCTGACCGCCGTGCACGGCTCGGGCTCGCTCCCGCCGCAGGAGTCGGGACTGGTCGCCAACTCCTGGTTCGGCAAGTTCCACCTGGAGATGCACTGGTGGCACGCGGCTCACTTCGCCGCCTGGGGACGCCCCCGGCTGCTCGCCCGCAGCATGGACTGGTACCTGTCCGCCCTGGACTCAGCCCGCGAGACCGCCCGGCGCCAGAGCTATGACGGCGCCCGCTGGCCCAAGCAGGTCGGCCCGGACGGCCGGGAGAGCCCGTCGGAGATCGGCGCGCTGCTCATCTGGCAGCAACCCCATCCCCTCTACCTGCTCGAACTGCTCCACCGCGCCCTACCGGCCGACCGGCGCGCGGAGTTGGTCACCCGCTTCGCCGAACTCGTCGAGGAGACCGGCATGTTCATGGCCTCCTTCGTCGAGGAGCGCTCCGGCATTTACCACCTGCCCGCCCCGGTGATGCCTGCGCAGGAGTTCTACGACGCGAGGACCACCGAGGACCCCACCTTCGAACTCGCCTACTGGTGGTGGGGTTTGGAGATCGCCCAGTTCTGGCGGGAACGCCTCGGCCTGGAACGCAACAGGCAGTGGCAGGATATTCAGGACAACCTGGCCGCCCCCCACCAGAACAAGGGGACCTACACGGCGATCGCGGCCGAGCCCTTTCTGCGCCGCGACGACCACCCCTCCCTCCTGTGCGCACTCGGTGTCGTCCCCGCCGGCCCGCTCACGGATCCGGGCGTCATGGAGGCCACGCTCCTCGACGTCCTCGACGACTGGCAGTGGGAGTCCGCCTGGGGTTGGGACTTCCCGGCCGCGGCGATGACCGCCACCCGGGTGGGCCGCCCGGACCTCGCGGTGGACGCCCTGCTCATGGACACCCCGAAGAACGCTTACTCGGCGGTCGGAC is a window of Streptomyces violaceusniger Tu 4113 DNA encoding:
- a CDS encoding glycoside hydrolase family 2 protein, whose translation is MIRTSFNDGWQVRPKANPFAELSGHVVPFRPVTLPHDAMIEQQRAAPDGEVTMEGSAGAYFPGGVFEYRKTFAVPEEYRGRRIFVEFEGVYRDATVFINGDYAGQRPYGYSHFRVDADRFLRFGEDNEIRVEARAHRDSRWYTGAGIYRDTWLLVGEVVRIAPDGVRVTTPDVDDSRVVVEVATDVANDSIEVHTVDIVTEIRDGSGAVVASDHSRVTVLPGEPATARQRLYVPSPALWSPESPDLYDCHVALKGVDEEKVTFGIRTLQLDPERGLRLNGETVKLRGACVHHDNGILGAATYARAEERRVEILKNAGFNAIRISHQPMSKAMLAACDRIGMLVVDESFDMWTSGKSEFDYSLNFPEWWERDIEAMVAKDFNHPSVIMYSIGNEIPETGSPFGAAWGRRLAEKVRCLDPTRYVTNAVNGMLAVMSELGALQQQSLEQAAEDGAGINTLMADAGDAMNAVSSSELVTERTAESFAVLDVAGMNYAEARYALDRDLFPNRIILGTETFSTRIDGNWRLVKQYGHVIGDFTWTGWEYLGEVGIGRPQYVPEGGPQPAHNAPYPYLVAGCGDIDITGHRRPASYYREIVFGLRSEPYIAVRRPEQHGKTWAGSPWAWSDSISSWTWPGFEAEPVTVEVYSDADEVELIGNGNSFGRRPVGEEHRFRTEFEVVYVPGELVAVAYRDGVETGRTSLRWANGPVRLTAEADREVIRATGGDLAYVTLALTDADGTVHTAADRPVSVEVSGAGELIGFGSSDPSTQERLDATERRTYEGRAQVVLRPTAAGKIRLTATAPGCDPVDVVVTAE